A window from Limanda limanda chromosome 14, fLimLim1.1, whole genome shotgun sequence encodes these proteins:
- the asl gene encoding argininosuccinate lyase, giving the protein MAATEGSKLWGGRFVGDTDPVMEKFNASIAYDQRMWDADVRGSKAYARALEKSELLSTEELEQVLPGLQQISEEWSKGVFVIKPGDEDIHTANERRLKELIGAPAGKLHTGRSRNDQVVTDMRLWLRDAISTLTENALQMISTMVERAAAEIDVLFPGYTHMQRAQPIRWSHWILSHAVALSRDVDRLQEIRRRVNVLPLGSGAIAGTPFDIDRELLRKELEFEDISLNSMDATGQRDFVVEFLFWASLCVTHLSKMAEDLLLYSTKEFSFIKLSDAYSTGSSLMPQKKNADSLELIRSKAGRVFGQCAGFMMTLKGLPSTYNKDLQEDKEAMFDCYDTVHAVLQVTTGVMSTLQINQSVMEAALSPDMLATDLAYYLVRKGMPFREAHGVSGKAVFVAESKNIALNHLTVEDLSALSPLFGSDVSSVWDYRSSVEQYSAPGGTAKSSVLAQVEHLRNWIKKLKTVTSAK; this is encoded by the exons ATGGCCGCCACTGAG GGAAGCAAGCTGTGGGGGGGTCGCTTCGTGGGAGACACCGACCCGGTCATGGAGAAGTTCAACGCGTCCATCGCCTACGACCAGCGGATGTGGGACGCTGATGTCCGGGGGAGCAAAGCGTACGCGAGGGCTCTGGAGAAGAGTGAGCTGCTGAGCACCGAAGAGCTGGAGCAGGTCCTGCCCGGGCTGCAGCAG atTTCTGAAGAGTGGTCCAAAggtgtttttgttattaaacCTGGAGATGAAGATATTCATACTGCCAACGAGCGCAGACTCAAG GAGCTGATTGGTGCTCCGGCCGGGAAGCTGCACACTGGCAGGAGCAGAAATGACCAG GTGGTGACTGACATGAGGCTGTGGCTGCGAGACGCCATCTCAACCCTCACGGAAAATGCCCTCCAGATGATCTCTACCATGGTGGAGCGGGCTGCAGC AGAAATCGACGTCCTGTTTCCCGGTTACACCCACATGCAAAGagctcagccaatcaggtgGAGCCACTGGATTCTAAG TCACGCTGTTGCTCTGAGCAGAGATGTCGACCGGCTTCAGGAGATCAGGAGGAGAGTTAATGTTTTACCTCTTGGAAG CGGTGCCATCGCTGGAACGCCGTTTGACATCGACAGGGAGCTACTGCGGAAAG AGTTGGAGTTTGAGGACATCAGTCTAAACAGTATGGACGCCACGGGCCAAAGAGACTTTGTTG tGGAGTTCTTGTTCTGGGCTTCGTTGTGTGTGACCCACCTCAGTAAGATGGCGGAGGACCTGCTGCTGTACAGCACAAAGGAGTTCTCCTTCATCAAACTGTCGGACGCCTACAG cacaGGCAGCAGTCTGATGCCCCAGAAGAAGAACGCCGACAGTCTGGAGCTGATCAGGAGCAAAGCAGGTCGTGTCTTTGGCCAA TGTGCAGGGTTCATGATGACGCTGAAGGGCCTGCCCAGCACCTACAACAAAGACCTGCAG GAGGATAAGGAGGCCATGTTTGACTGCTATGATACAGTGCATGCTGTGCTGCAGGTGACGACTGGAGTCATGTCAACTCTCCAG ATCAACCAGAGTGTGATGGAAGCGGCCCTCAGTCCTGACATGTTGGCTACAGATCTGGCCTACTACCTTGTGAGGAAGGGG ATGCCATTCAGAGAGGCCCATGGCGTCTCTGGTAAAGCTGTGTTTGTGGCTGAGTCCAAGAATATCGCACTGAACCATCTCACTGTGGAAGACCTGAGTGCTCTAAG CCCGCTGTTTGGAAGCGATGTCTCCTCCGTGTGGGACTACAGGAGCAGTGTGGAGCAGTACAGCGCCCCCGGTGGCACAGCCAAGAGTAGCGTCCTTGCACAGGTGGAACACCTGAGGAACTGGATCAAGAAACTGAAAACAGTGACCTCAGCCAAGTAA